The Dama dama isolate Ldn47 chromosome 11, ASM3311817v1, whole genome shotgun sequence genome segment TATCACATATGAGTTTACTTATTGTTTCAAAATACTAAAACTATTTTGAGTCTTCCATTTAAATgaagaaacacaaatgaaaaattgAGTGGAGGTATTCAGCCATAATTTGCCGAAGAGAAAATTATTCTTAAAGAGCACAGTTGAACTCCAGACTTGCAAACACAGTGACGTAAAGACCAAAGGGACTCACAACCTAATTGGACACTGATCTTCATGCAACACCTGCACAGGAACAGAGCTGTTTACAGCGGCTCAGCTGGTGGtattggtttagttgctaagttgtgtccgactctgcgaccgcatggactgcctgccaggcttctctgtccatgggattctccaggcaagaatcctggagtgggttgccattcccttctccaggggatcttcccaacccaggaattataCCTAgggctcctgcactgtaggcagattctttatcaactgagctacgtGGTAAACGGGGACACCTCGTGGGAGGCAGAGGTGTCAGGACAGGATCCACAGCATGAGTGGTATCTGTGCTGAGTGCTGGAAGCTGAATTAAGTTAGCCAGGCTAAAAGGATGGGAAAGGATATTCCAAATAAGAGGGAAACACATGTGCAAATTACAGCCAGGATTTAGAAGACAGAGTGTGGCctaagagagaaaaaattttaactgaagATGAGGGTGTGGGTTTGGGAAAGGCCAAGGCGATGCTCTCAGTCTGCAGGAGGTTTTTTAAGTGGAGATAAACAGCttagtccaatactttggccacctgatgcgaacagttgactcattggaaaagaccctgatgctgggagggattgggggcgggaggagaaggggacaacagaggatgagatggctggatggcatcactgacttggtggacatgagtttgagtaaactccgggagttggtgatggacagggaggcctggcgtgctgtgattcatggggtcacaaagagtcagacacgactgaacgactgaactgaactgaaccagcttAGTTACTTTATAAAGGTCAGACTACCTTCCAAGAATTTGAACCAAGAAAGTGATATAATGAAAGGTGATTTCTTAGAAGACACAGAAGGGAGAATAGATtagacagaggagacaggagagaatGAAACAGACCAGGACCATAAGGTCCttgcccctcctccccgccccatgtcctctgcctgccttttgtctgtagaaaagtttaatcagagaataaGTTTAaccagaaaagtgaaaaacactgaaacaaaggaaaacggTCTAAAGAGACTAAATAATAGTAatttagtcattaagcatagtcaaggacatttagttctttctcaagggttatagataatattttgagccatatcctgtgagctgtcttatagataccaaAATATCAGGTGGAAAAGTTAACTACATGGTGACCAGACTCTACCCAGgacatgagctgccacaattctgaaaactgaccacaaagaaatgggaacaaacagaccctggaactgaagattaactctacctaaaacaatcaagacGATGTTAGTCAGACTACTGATGACCAGttgaagatgactgttagagatAAATGTGCTGTTTCCACATGTAATCTCCCGACTACACACACTCTATCAAAGTTCTCACCCCCTTCTTGTCAGGTGGTGGAGTTAGCCTTTGAACAGATGTCCACCACCCTCCCTACCACTAGTTGCCagaatctgaaataaagcaaactttcctttccatcaaCCTGGCCTGTTTACTGGCTTTTGAATGGCGAGCAGCAAGACCCCCACACATACACGCTTTTCAGTAACAAGAAGACAGTTGAAGAAATTATTACTAAGCAAGACACAGGGTATTATAGCATGTTACAATTTTTGGAAAGGGGAaaaacatatattaatacattacaAACCCATAGAGCTTGGCCTTGCTCTTTGTTCACTTTCCAGTCAGAACTAATTTAATTGCCCACTAAAGGGTACATGAGACCTGTCAATAAGAGTTGCCTCCTAGGAAGGGAATGGGCAGCTGATTTTCCAGGAGAggagagtttttcttttctttctttctttttctatatacCCTTTTGTACGTTGGACATATATTCATTACCTgaccaaaaaattaattttcttttaaagaagctATTagagggcttcctagatggctcaatggtaaagaatctgcctgccagtacaggagacacgagttcaatccctgatccaggaggatcccacataccacagagcagCTGGGCCCAGGCACCACGACCGCTGAGCCCCAGCACAGTTGAgatgcagctactgagcccgcatgccaGAACTACTGATGCCCACGCACCCTAAAGCCTGTGCCCCATgaaaagagaggccactgcaatgagaagcctatgcagggcagctagagaaagcccatgcagcaaggaagacccagcacagtcaaaaataaataaataaaattataaagaggCTATTAGACAATCCAGAGAAAATGTTAGGGAGAATGTGCCTGCTGCTTAACTCCTCCCTTCCCTAGGAGAACACAGCCTCCTTAAACCTAGTAGCCTGATGCCACCTTCAAGAAGCTTTTGTTGAGATGACTGACTCTACCAGTCTGGCTAGAACTCAGACCTGAGATGACTGACTCTACTGGTCTGGCTAGACCTCAGACCTGAGGGAAAGAGAAGTGTGGTGTAGATCTTATATCCTCTTGCTGGTTGTATTGATATCTGGGGGCTAACTGATTCCGTTACCAGTCTCCTAATCTTGACTGATGCCAGgtatgaaaagtaaaaatgtattgGGTTATTACTCAGCATGCATCTGGGTGCCAAGGGAAAGGAGATGACCATGATAGACAGTAAGCCATGAAAATGCTAGAGGAATGGAAAAGCAGGGGTCACACAGAAGGTAAGTACCCATCCTTCCTTACCTTGGAGCAGATTTGTGAGCAGAAAGGGCCCAGTGTAGTTGGTAGCAAAGGTGAGATCAAGGCCCTCTGGGGTAAGTGTTGTAGGGAGCCCTGAGAGAGATGAAAACATAGGTGGTGGGTGATGGAGTGAGAATCCTGagggagacagagtctggggaGGATATATTGGGTTCAGTAGaaatgccctggtggctcagacagtaaagaatccacctgcaaggtgggggacctgggctggatcccttgtttgggaagatcccctggaggagggcatggtaaccactccagtattcttgcctacagagtTCCACGGGCAGacaagcctggggggctacagtccatggggtcacaaagagtcggacacgactgagtgactaaacccaGCACAGGAACATCACAGGAGCACGGATGTGTTGAGATGGGGCAATGATGTTTGAGACTATAATTTAGGTTTTTCAGAATAGTGTCTGAATTAGAGACTTTCCATGGGATGTACAGGTTAGGCTTGAAGGATGCCTATTTTGAGGTTCCTAAGAAATGAAACTTTGGAAATGTGTCAAAGCAAGTCAAGGCACataccacagactgcagcattgTTAACCAACAGATGAATCTCAGGACACTCCTGCAGCAGGCGCTGAGCAAAGCTCCGGATGGAGGCCATAGAGCTCAGGTCCACCTCACCAAGTAGGAGACGGCTGCTCTTAGATGCTACTTGTATCTCGGCCAGGGCTTGCTGTCCACGCTCTCGGCTACGGCAGGCCAGGATCACACGGGCCCCGCGGCGGGCCAGCTCCTGGGACACAGCCTTCCCAATGCCTGTGGGAGGGCAGCTTCAGATTATACTAGTCTGGGGAGTGACTAGAGGCCAGTGGAGCAAGTAGGGTGGGAAACAAGGGTTCTGACGGTAGGAGCTGgtcctcctctctgccctccctggTGGGGCAGTTGGAGGCTGTGGTTGCAGCAGGTCAGGAGGAACACTCACCACTGTTGGCCCCAGTCACCACTGCTGTCTTCCCAGTCAAATCCGTGGAGCAGTGCTGAAGGTCCCAGAGATAAAACTTATGCCACATCTGCACACTTAGTCTAAGCAGGAGGACCAGAATGAGGAGGACAGAGCCAGCACCCCACACTGGGCTGCTGAGTACAGACCACAGCGACATGGCAGAGAAGACTGGCCTGCCACCGGGAAGTGCTGCCCACAGGAGGTGGGCAGGGACTGGTCAAAGCTGAGTAGGACCAGCCAGCAAGTTGGTGTGGAGCATAAAGCACAAAATTTAAGGAGGCACTCACTCTTGGATGTGTTAGAATATCCCATTTGAACCTGAGAGTGAGTTCCTCCTTAAATCATTTTCACTAGCTATCTGATTGCCTCATTCCAATGCTGGTCCAAGTCAAAGATCAAGAGAGTCAGAGTTTCCCTAAATCCTACATAGTCTCAAATTTGTCTCCAAAGGAAACTTGGATTTGCACTCTAAGGTGCATTGATAGAGCTCCAGGGACTGAAAATCAAATTCTTCATGTCTTGAATCACTCTGTGCTTAAATAGAgccatccccttcttcccctACTGGAAGGAGATTTTAAGTTCTCCCAACTGAGGCAGATCCCTCTTGAAACCCTTGTGTGCTCCTTTGTGGAAATGGGGATGGTTCTCCAGAATGCCTCTGCTGGAGAGCCACCTTGACCCTAAAGCAGGGTCTCCTAAGGGTGTAACCTAATTATGTTCTGTGTTCTTATAGACCTCTCCAGTTCAGTGAGAGCACACACTTGGAAGGAACTGATAGACATCAGGCCAATTCTTAAGGCAACTCAGCTGTTTATTTCTGGCAAGCAGACAGAAGGAAGGTAGAATTCCCACTGCCTAGGGCTTAGAATGGGGCAGGCGCTTGGAGGGGAGTGACCACAATTTGACGGCTGAGTTCATCAGCTGTGCCACAGTCACCTGGGGCTTCGGGGCATCTGTATGGATGGGAGGAGAGGCGCTGCCTTCTCTCTCGTCCCGTTGAGGCTCAGCGGCGCTGACCAGCACCTGCGTACTTGGGTTCCATATGCTCACACCAGGAGCCAGCTTCAGTGCTCCCGGCAGCAACACAGGTTTCCACGTCACCTGGGACGTGGCCTCCAGAACTTGGGGCACGGGATGAAGGCACTGGTGAGGATCCTGGCTCTTCCGGTCCCCAGGGTCCAGGCCCTGCGGAGGTACACGGGTGCGGCCGGCCCAGAGCTCACCCAGCAGTTCGGCCTCCCCCTCCCAGCCGCTGGGCCACTTAGCACCCGGCCACAGTTTGGGGCTGGGGCTGCGTGCCATGTCCCGGCGCGCCCGGTGTGTGGCGAGAAAACGGAGCCCGGGACTGGGGAAGGGAAGCTTTGAACCAAAGCCTGGCGACGGTAGGCCCAAGCTTAGAGTAGGGAACTGGAGGCTGAGACCGGGGCCCAAAGCTCGGACAGGAACGCCAGGTGGGAAAGGGAAGAACTCTGACCAGGAGACGTAGGCTTGCGGTCCGCCTGGGGCCTCGGTCTTCTCGCCCTGCTGGCGCCCCCGGTAGGCCTCCAGCGGGCGGCCCTCCGAGTCTGGGACCAGAACCTCCGACAGCGGGCGCACCCAGGGGCGCGGCAGCCGCGCGGGGTCCAGACGCGCCGTCGCCCTCTTACGGCCAATTCTGGAGTGAAGTGCGCTGGGCCGCTCGTCAGCCAGCCACGGCGGCTGCGGCTGGAATCCCGCCGAGGGGCTGAGCGTGGTGGAGCCGCCCGCGGAGGGATCGGACACCAACACCCGCGAGGAGATGAGGGGCACCTTCTCCTCTCTGAGCTCCGGCCCGTCTCCAGCCGCGTGCGGCTGGGGCGTGCAATCGTAGTGGTCCTCGAGGGAGAACTGAGAGCTGATGGGCTGTGCCCGCTCGACAGAGGCCTGAGGGCTGGCTACCAAGGACAGCTCCAGAGAAGCGTGGGTACTGCCTGCCGGCACCATCTCCATCGACAGTTGGCTGCTCGAGTTCCAGGATCCGGCTGCAAACTGGTCAGTCTGGTCGCCCCTCGACTGGTCACCCAGTTTCTCTAGAGGACCCCGGGGCCCTGTCTCCTGAAGCAACTCGGGCGTGGGTGGAGAGCCTGGGGTGACTGTGAGCTCCCAAGATTCCATCCGCTCCTGAGAGCCTGAATCCGTCCACGATCCTTCTAAAGGGATCTGGTCCACGCTCTCTTGGTCCTGGGGAAATGCACAGGGGTGGAGGTCAGGGGCGAGTAATGGGTCCGGGGCAGCGGTGAGAGGTGGGCGGCAGCTAGAGGCTGGGCTTACTTCGCCTTGAAACGTCTCCTCCAGCCCCACCGAGGCCCGGGCGTGCA includes the following:
- the LOC133065085 gene encoding retinol dehydrogenase 12-like isoform X1; translation: MSLWSVLSSPVWGAGSVLLILVLLLRLSVQMWHKFYLWDLQHCSTDLTGKTAVVTGANSGIGKAVSQELARRGARVILACRSRERGQQALAEIQVASKSSRLLLGEVDLSSMASIRSFAQRLLQECPEIHLLVNNAAVCGLPTTLTPEGLDLTFATNYTGPFLLTNLLQGALQWAGSARVVNVSSFRQSHGYIDEDHLVGAGRPLAFNQNYDCSKLLLASFTGKLAQRLRGTGVTVNSVDPGVAYTKIMKHLSWSYRILFWLLSFFFKDSKQGAVPVLYLSLAKELDGISGKHFSSSCVITLPPEAAQDPHVAQSLWNTSVRLTNLDKVD
- the C11H2orf81 gene encoding uncharacterized protein C2orf81 homolog; its protein translation is MLQITEWRFLARDEGESAVAEDPTWGEDEEPLACTTDAWAQGSVPVLHARASVGLEETFQGEVSPASSCRPPLTAAPDPLLAPDLHPCAFPQDQESVDQIPLEGSWTDSGSQERMESWELTVTPGSPPTPELLQETGPRGPLEKLGDQSRGDQTDQFAAGSWNSSSQLSMEMVPAGSTHASLELSLVASPQASVERAQPISSQFSLEDHYDCTPQPHAAGDGPELREEKVPLISSRVLVSDPSAGGSTTLSPSAGFQPQPPWLADERPSALHSRIGRKRATARLDPARLPRPWVRPLSEVLVPDSEGRPLEAYRGRQQGEKTEAPGGPQAYVSWSEFFPFPPGVPVRALGPGLSLQFPTLSLGLPSPGFGSKLPFPSPGLRFLATHRARRDMARSPSPKLWPGAKWPSGWEGEAELLGELWAGRTRVPPQGLDPGDRKSQDPHQCLHPVPQVLEATSQVTWKPVLLPGALKLAPGVSIWNPSTQVLVSAAEPQRDEREGSASPPIHTDAPKPQVTVAQLMNSAVKLWSLPSKRLPHSKP
- the LOC133065085 gene encoding retinol dehydrogenase 12-like isoform X3, encoding MSLWSVLSSPVWGAGSVLLILVLLLRLSVQMWHKFYLWDLQHCSTDLTGKTAVVTGANSGIGKAVSQELARRGARVILACRSRERGQQALAEIQVASKSSRLLLGEVDLSSMASIRSFAQRLLQECPEIHLLVNNAAVCGLPTTLTPEGLDLTFATNYTGPFLLTNLLQGVTVNSVDPGVAYTKIMKHLSWSYRILFWLLSFFFKDSKQGAVPVLYLSLAKELDGISGKHFSSSCVITLPPEAAQDPHVAQSLWNTSVRLTNLDKVD